The Streptomyces griseorubiginosus DNA window AGACCAGGTCCGCCGCCTTAACGTGGGCGCCGGAATCGGCTTGCTGCCGGTGCTCGAGCTCAGCCGTGACGGCTGCCGGAGTGCAGGGCTCCTTGTGGTGGTGGATAGCGACCGCGGCAAGGAAGATCTCCCGGCAGGCCGGGCTGCTGAAGTGCGTCGCATGCAGGACTGCCATCAAGTACGCGGCGAGCTGCGGGTAGCGGAGCAGCGCCGCAAGGACTGTGCGCTCGGCATGCTCATCACGCAGAACAGGCTCGGACGGCGGCTGATCAGGATCAGGAGTGCCGATCAAGGTCTTGGACATGGGCACCTCGCAGATAAGCGAAGAACGGACTCGGCAGCTAGGAGGCTGCCGGAGCGGCGACGCCGACCGCAGCGGAATGACGGCGGCCGCACCTTCGGGTAGAGACGGCGGTTCCTGACCGGGCGCAGGTTAGGAATCGGGGATCCGATCGCGGGCGTAGGGGCTGTGGCGCACCGGGTCGAAGCGTTCCCACTCGGTCCGCGCATGGTCCGCGGCCTCGTCAATGCTGGCGTGCGTGGAGCAGCGCTGCCTGTGCCAACGCATCTGCTCGGCATACGCCAGACCTGTCAGGTCGTAGACCGCCATCACCTCCTGCGCGATCGGCAGGCGGCCGCCGCCGGGGCCAAGGAGCGGATCCACTGACTCCAGACGCCACGTACCAGGCAGTGCCTCGGGGTCCTGGACTGGGAGAAGGCAGCGGCGGCGGGTGCGGGTCTGGGCGACGCACTGAAGGTGCTCGAGAGGACCAGGAGCGAGGAAGCGGGTGTAGAGCAGGCACACCACCGGCCGCACTGGCAGGCCGGACGGAACAGGTAGGGCGGGCACCTGGTCAGGACGGGGCGTGAACAAACCGGCGTCCTGCAGCCGGCGCGAGCTCAGGCCCAGTGCCCGGCGCGTCTCTGCCAGCAGCGGGCTGCGGTTACCGATCGGGCCAGCAGGGCACACGGCGTGATGCCGAACCCGGCACCACGCGCTCCCGTCATGGCTGGCATGTACGACGCCGGAAGAGACGTGCCAGCGCTCCCCTGCAGGGACGGTGCTGGCGGGCAGCTCGTCGGGATGCAGCGGGACCGGAGTGCTGCCGGGGCGCGGGTACCACTCCACCCGGTTCCCACAGCCGTCGCACCGGCCGACCTGCGCGGACCGCAGCAGCCGGCTGGGACTGTCCGCGTCGATGCGCAGTGCCCGGCGGGCCCGGTAGTTCTTGCGGCTGCCGTCCCAGGCACGGCC harbors:
- a CDS encoding DUF6083 domain-containing protein, which codes for MRSTNNSFADDGRAWDGSRKNYRARRALRIDADSPSRLLRSAQVGRCDGCGNRVEWYPRPGSTPVPLHPDELPASTVPAGERWHVSSGVVHASHDGSAWCRVRHHAVCPAGPIGNRSPLLAETRRALGLSSRRLQDAGLFTPRPDQVPALPVPSGLPVRPVVCLLYTRFLAPGPLEHLQCVAQTRTRRRCLLPVQDPEALPGTWRLESVDPLLGPGGGRLPIAQEVMAVYDLTGLAYAEQMRWHRQRCSTHASIDEAADHARTEWERFDPVRHSPYARDRIPDS
- a CDS encoding DnaB-like helicase N-terminal domain-containing protein codes for the protein MSKTLIGTPDPDQPPSEPVLRDEHAERTVLAALLRYPQLAAYLMAVLHATHFSSPACREIFLAAVAIHHHKEPCTPAAVTAELEHRQQADSGAHVKAADLVSELARAVVPAEPVVVHYAAIVRDLAALRRHAAAHPEGMPSMPMRGFLTDDET